From a region of the Andrena cerasifolii isolate SP2316 chromosome 13, iyAndCera1_principal, whole genome shotgun sequence genome:
- the LOC143375873 gene encoding vacuolar protein sorting-associated protein 26C isoform X1, translated as MSINIDIRLKRASKIYHEGEVVAGFILLQTNSDVKHDGIFLSMEGSVNLQLSSKNFGIFEAFYNSVKPIQLVQYTLDVAPSGKIPNGRTEIPFELPLKPRGSKSLYETYHGVFVNVQYFVRCDIKRSFLAKDVNKSLEFIVEDKAPSKAEKEPNKVVSFKIMPESLQNTRDRTNIPRFCISGKLDSLHCKISEPLTGEVVIEHCEAVIKSIELQLVRVETCGCAEGYSRDATEIQNIQIGEGNPCTNLPIPIYMIFPRLFTCPTLSTSNFKVGKSIRSFSAPAFIFGRILFNRVSLQSSR; from the exons ATGTCAATAAATATTGACATCAGGTTGAAGCGGGCTAGTAAAATATATCACGAAGGG GAAGTAGTCGCTGGTTTTATACTGTTGCAAACTAATTCGGACGTCAAACACGACGGGATATTCCTGAGCATGGAAGGCTCGGTGAACCTGCAGCTCAGCTCCAAGAACTTCGGAATATTCGAAGCTTTTTACAATTCCGTGAAG CCGATACAATTGGTTCAATATACTTTAGATGTTGCCCCGAGCGGAAAGATACCGAACGGTAGAACCGAGATTCCGTTCGAATTGCCATTGAAACCTAGAGGGAGTAAGTCCTTGTACGAGACTTACCACGGGGTTTTTGTTAACGTACAGTACTTCGTGCGTTGCGATATAAAAAGGAGCTTCCTGGCGAAAGACGTGAACAAATCGTTGGAATTCATAGTGGAAGACAAAGCGCCCTCTAAGGCGGAGAAGGAGCCGAATAAAGTAGTGTCCTTTAAGATTATGCCAGAGTCGTTGCAAAACACGAGAGACAGAACCAATATTCCCAGATTCTGCATCTCGGGCAAGCTGGACTCCTTGCATTGTAAGATTTCCGAGCCGTTGACGGGAGAG GTGGTAATCGAGCATTGCGAAGCAGTTATAAAATCGATCGAGCTGCAGTTAGTAAGGGTAGAGACTTGCGGTTGCGCGGAGGGATATTCCCGGGATG cgactgaaatacaaaatatacaaatcGGTGAGGGAAATCCGTGCACGAATTTGCCAATACCGATATACATGATATTCCCGAGGCTATTTACTTGCCCTACGTTGAGCACGAGCAATTTTAAAGTTGGTAAGTCGATCCGTTCGTTTTCTGCGCCCGCCTTCATTTTCGggagaattttatttaatcgTGTTTCGTTACAGAGTTCGAGGTGA
- the LOC143375873 gene encoding vacuolar protein sorting-associated protein 26C isoform X2, translating to MSINIDIRLKRASKIYHEGEVVAGFILLQTNSDVKHDGIFLSMEGSVNLQLSSKNFGIFEAFYNSVKPIQLVQYTLDVAPSGKIPNGRTEIPFELPLKPRGSKSLYETYHGVFVNVQYFVRCDIKRSFLAKDVNKSLEFIVEDKAPSKAEKEPNKVVSFKIMPESLQNTRDRTNIPRFCISGKLDSLHCKISEPLTGEVVIEHCEAVIKSIELQLVRVETCGCAEGYSRDATEIQNIQIGEGNPCTNLPIPIYMIFPRLFTCPTLSTSNFKVEFEVNLIVVFEDDYLVTENFPIILSRY from the exons ATGTCAATAAATATTGACATCAGGTTGAAGCGGGCTAGTAAAATATATCACGAAGGG GAAGTAGTCGCTGGTTTTATACTGTTGCAAACTAATTCGGACGTCAAACACGACGGGATATTCCTGAGCATGGAAGGCTCGGTGAACCTGCAGCTCAGCTCCAAGAACTTCGGAATATTCGAAGCTTTTTACAATTCCGTGAAG CCGATACAATTGGTTCAATATACTTTAGATGTTGCCCCGAGCGGAAAGATACCGAACGGTAGAACCGAGATTCCGTTCGAATTGCCATTGAAACCTAGAGGGAGTAAGTCCTTGTACGAGACTTACCACGGGGTTTTTGTTAACGTACAGTACTTCGTGCGTTGCGATATAAAAAGGAGCTTCCTGGCGAAAGACGTGAACAAATCGTTGGAATTCATAGTGGAAGACAAAGCGCCCTCTAAGGCGGAGAAGGAGCCGAATAAAGTAGTGTCCTTTAAGATTATGCCAGAGTCGTTGCAAAACACGAGAGACAGAACCAATATTCCCAGATTCTGCATCTCGGGCAAGCTGGACTCCTTGCATTGTAAGATTTCCGAGCCGTTGACGGGAGAG GTGGTAATCGAGCATTGCGAAGCAGTTATAAAATCGATCGAGCTGCAGTTAGTAAGGGTAGAGACTTGCGGTTGCGCGGAGGGATATTCCCGGGATG cgactgaaatacaaaatatacaaatcGGTGAGGGAAATCCGTGCACGAATTTGCCAATACCGATATACATGATATTCCCGAGGCTATTTACTTGCCCTACGTTGAGCACGAGCAATTTTAAAGTTG AGTTCGAGGTGAACCTGATTGTAGTCTTCGAAGACGATTACTTAGTCACAGAGAATTTTCCTATCATATTGTCgagatattaa
- the LOC143375871 gene encoding protein mono-ADP-ribosyltransferase PARP16-like isoform X1, producing the protein MPAEDCKFDTSMMDNPSKTHYTHNDKGKEKFLDTKVPKESDLDVLYTTRLDAGNQEDIGKKVSSLKQLLEKDLKAADLKWSLFVAACNTYRYDTCLKPFPPMYIKNECKDIEALRKAIELIPPLAVIVKALPETDVYERYGKAIDLLHWVLIRLRDPYIKSLNKESFDSVLRKVPSEISAAVPNLIFQVASAKQSCSEDRWKSIAQGRSTFYAYHGSRLENFHSIIHYGLQQNMCKKSLFGKGIYLSSELGVSLPYSPVGYGWGCSILGSEMSCIALCELINHADVKAGDSENNARNMVTCSIGRKVPNKYYLVTNSELVRVRYLLVYSQEVQTTRYADNRGLIAWFKQHKLLTFVLGYVVLLASVGLTHNKQVEKYYKLFVQKAGLD; encoded by the exons ATGCCCGCTGAGGATTGTAA ATTTGACACATCAATGATGGACAATCCGAGTAAGACGCATTACACCCACAATGACAAAGGGAAGGAGAAATTTCTGGACACCAAAGTTCCTAAAGAATCGGACCTGGACGTTCTCTACACGACTCGCTTAGATGCCGGGAACCAGGAGGACATAGGGAAGAAGGTTTCATCCCTGAAACAATTGCTGGAGAAAGACCTGAAAGCAGCCGACCTAAAATGGTCCCTGTTCGTAGCTGCTTGCAACACTTATCGCTACGATACTTGCTTGAAGCCATTCCCGCCGATGTACATAAAGAACGAATGCAAGGACATCGAGGCTTTG AGAAAAGCGATAGAACTAATTCCCCCGCTAGCTGTAATAGTTAAAGCACTGCCAGAGACGGACGTGTACGAAAGATACGGGAAAGCCATAGATTTACTGCATTGGGTTCTGATACGCCTAAGGGATCCTTATATAAAGAGCCTTAACAAGGAGAGC TTCGACTCTGTATTGAGAAAAGTTCCCTCGGAGATTTCGGCAGCTGTGCCGAATTTGATATTCCAAGTGGCGAGCGCGAAGCAGTCCTGCTCGGAAGACAGGTGGAAAAGCATCGCTCAAGGCCGCTCGACCTTCTACGCCTACCACGGCAGTAGACTAGAAAACTTCCATTCCATAATACACTACGGCCTGCAACAGAATATGTGCAAG AAGTCGCTGTTCGGCAAAGGAATCTATTTATCCAGCGAATTAGGCGTGAGCCTGCCGTACAGCCCTGTCGGCTACGGGTGGGGGTGCAGCATACTCGGGAGCGAAATGAGCTGCATAGCTCTGTGCGAGCTTATCAATCACGCGGACGTAAAGGCTGGGGACTCAG AGAACAACGCTCGGAACATGGTGACGTGCTCGATAGGCAGAAAGGTGCCGAATAAATACTACCTGGTAACGAACAGCGAGCTAGTGAGGGTACGCTATCTTCTCGTCTACAGCCAAGAAGTTCAAACGACTAG ATACGCTGATAATAGAGGACTAATAGCATGGTTCAAGCAACATAAATTATTAACATTCGTGCTTGGCTATGTGGTTCTACTGGCTTCGGTTGGACTGACTCACAACAAGCAGGTGGAGAAGTATTACAAATTATTCGTGCAGAAAGCCGGGCTAGACTAA
- the LOC143375871 gene encoding protein mono-ADP-ribosyltransferase PARP16-like isoform X2, whose protein sequence is MMDNPSKTHYTHNDKGKEKFLDTKVPKESDLDVLYTTRLDAGNQEDIGKKVSSLKQLLEKDLKAADLKWSLFVAACNTYRYDTCLKPFPPMYIKNECKDIEALRKAIELIPPLAVIVKALPETDVYERYGKAIDLLHWVLIRLRDPYIKSLNKESFDSVLRKVPSEISAAVPNLIFQVASAKQSCSEDRWKSIAQGRSTFYAYHGSRLENFHSIIHYGLQQNMCKKSLFGKGIYLSSELGVSLPYSPVGYGWGCSILGSEMSCIALCELINHADVKAGDSENNARNMVTCSIGRKVPNKYYLVTNSELVRVRYLLVYSQEVQTTRYADNRGLIAWFKQHKLLTFVLGYVVLLASVGLTHNKQVEKYYKLFVQKAGLD, encoded by the exons ATGATGGACAATCCGAGTAAGACGCATTACACCCACAATGACAAAGGGAAGGAGAAATTTCTGGACACCAAAGTTCCTAAAGAATCGGACCTGGACGTTCTCTACACGACTCGCTTAGATGCCGGGAACCAGGAGGACATAGGGAAGAAGGTTTCATCCCTGAAACAATTGCTGGAGAAAGACCTGAAAGCAGCCGACCTAAAATGGTCCCTGTTCGTAGCTGCTTGCAACACTTATCGCTACGATACTTGCTTGAAGCCATTCCCGCCGATGTACATAAAGAACGAATGCAAGGACATCGAGGCTTTG AGAAAAGCGATAGAACTAATTCCCCCGCTAGCTGTAATAGTTAAAGCACTGCCAGAGACGGACGTGTACGAAAGATACGGGAAAGCCATAGATTTACTGCATTGGGTTCTGATACGCCTAAGGGATCCTTATATAAAGAGCCTTAACAAGGAGAGC TTCGACTCTGTATTGAGAAAAGTTCCCTCGGAGATTTCGGCAGCTGTGCCGAATTTGATATTCCAAGTGGCGAGCGCGAAGCAGTCCTGCTCGGAAGACAGGTGGAAAAGCATCGCTCAAGGCCGCTCGACCTTCTACGCCTACCACGGCAGTAGACTAGAAAACTTCCATTCCATAATACACTACGGCCTGCAACAGAATATGTGCAAG AAGTCGCTGTTCGGCAAAGGAATCTATTTATCCAGCGAATTAGGCGTGAGCCTGCCGTACAGCCCTGTCGGCTACGGGTGGGGGTGCAGCATACTCGGGAGCGAAATGAGCTGCATAGCTCTGTGCGAGCTTATCAATCACGCGGACGTAAAGGCTGGGGACTCAG AGAACAACGCTCGGAACATGGTGACGTGCTCGATAGGCAGAAAGGTGCCGAATAAATACTACCTGGTAACGAACAGCGAGCTAGTGAGGGTACGCTATCTTCTCGTCTACAGCCAAGAAGTTCAAACGACTAG ATACGCTGATAATAGAGGACTAATAGCATGGTTCAAGCAACATAAATTATTAACATTCGTGCTTGGCTATGTGGTTCTACTGGCTTCGGTTGGACTGACTCACAACAAGCAGGTGGAGAAGTATTACAAATTATTCGTGCAGAAAGCCGGGCTAGACTAA